The genomic window GAAGATCGAGCCCGAGGCCGGCCGGCCGTCCACCAGGACGTGGGCCTCGTCGAGGTGCCAGCCCCGCGGGCGGACCATCAGGATGGCCGGGTTCGATCGGACGCGGTACTTCTTCCCCTCCGGGCTGTCGTAGGCGATGTCGCCTCGGTTGGCGTCGCGGACGTTGATCTGGCCCTCGATCGTCCCGCCCCACGTGGGTGAATGGGCGTCCTCGAAATCCGCCATGAAGACGCGGGCCCCCGAATTGAGGGCGTTGATGACCATCTTCCGGTCCACCGGCCCGGTGATCTCCACGCGGCGGTCGAGCAGGTCGTCCGGGATCGGGGCGACCTTCCAGTCGGACTCGCGGATCGGGCGGGTCTCCTCCAGGAAGTCGGGATTCCACCCGGAGTCCAGGCGTGCCTGCACCTCGGCCCGCCGGGCCAGCAGCTCGCGGCGACGGCCGTCGAATTCCCGCTGCAGCGCGGCGACCAGCCCCAGGGCCTCCGGGGTGAGGATCTCCTCGTAGCCGGGCCGCATCGGCCCCCGGATTTCCACGCCGGCGACCGCCGGCGACACGGACTCGGATGCTGGCATCGTCGTGCCCTCCGCATGGGGAAAGGGTGGGCGAAACTGGAGTCTAGGGACGCCGGGTCGCTCGGAACAGTCCGATCCATTCAATACAGACTATTGATTCAATGGTGGTGGCGGGTATCATTGGGCCGACCAATACTCGGCGATGGATGGCCCGGGCCCCCGGGCCGGGAGGCGTCCGCCGTGCGAAAGCCCAGCCCGCCGCAGGACGGCCAGGGGAACCGGCTCCGAAAGCTCCGCAGCTTCTGCTACGCCGCCCAGTCCGGCAGCATCTCGCGGGCGGCGGAGCAGGCGGGCCTGAGCCAGCCCTCGGTCTCCCTCCAGATCCAGTCCCTCGAGGTCGAGTTCCACGCCCGGCTGTTCCAGCGCCGGGGGCCGAAGATCGAGCTCACGCCCGAGGGGCAGGCGCTCTACCGGCTGGCCCGGCCCCTGGTCGAGTCCCTGGACTCGCTGCCGGCCACCTTCCACGCCAACCGTCACGGCCTGGAGGCGGGCCGGCTCACCATCGCCGCGGGCGAGTCCACGATTCTGTACATCCTCCCGGGCGCGATCAAGGACTACGCCGCCGCCCACCCGGGAATCGAGCTGAAGCTCCTCAACGTCTCCGGGCGCGACGGGCTGAAACTCCTCCGCAACGACTCCGCGGACCTCGCGGTCGGCTCGATGATCGAGGTCCCGGAGGACATCTCCTACACGCCGGCATTCCGCTACGACCCGATGCTCATCGCCGCCCGGGATCACCCGCTGGCCCTCCGGCCCCGGGTCACCATCAAGGACGTGGCCCGCTACCCGCTCATCCTCCCCCCGCAGCACCTGACCACCTGGCGCGTCGTCGATTACGTCTTCCACAAATACGGGCTCAGCTACCGCGTCGCCCTGGAGGCGGGCGGCTGGGAGGTGATCAAGCGCTACGTGGCGATCGGCCTGGGCATCTCCGTCGTGACGAGCCTCTGCCTGGACGGGACCGAGGACCTGGCCGCGATCCCCTTCCACCGCTATTTCCCCCAGCGGACCTACGGCGTCGTGCAGCGGAAGGGGCGCATCCCGTCCCCGCAGGCGACCCGGTTCATCGAGGCCCTCACCGCCCGGGCGAAGGACCAGGCGGCGTCCCGCGGGCGGAGGCGCCCGGCAAGTCCGGGGCGTCCCGGGCAGTCCTGACGGCCGGCCCGGACGCGGCCGATCGCCCCGCGGGATCGCCCGGCTGTCACGCGGCGAGCCACGCCCCTATAATGGCACCTTCTCCGGGGGCGAGCTTCGCCGGCTCCGGGCCGATCGACATGGTGAATTCGGAAACATGAAACGGGTTGCTATCCTTGGCGCGGGCGGCATGGGGACGGCGCTCGCCTTGCTCTTCCGCCCCGCCGTCCCGGAAGTCGTGCTCTGGTCGCGGTCGGACGAGCACGCCTCGGCGATGTCGGAGTCTCGCGTCAACGCCCGCCACCTGCCCGGCATCGCGATCCCCCCTGGCATCCACATCACCTCGGACCTACCGGAGGCCCTCCCCGGTGCCGACCTCGTCGTCGCGGCGGTGCCGACCGCCTACCTCCGGTCGGTGATGCAGCGGGCCTGTGGCCACCTCGCCGCCGACGTCCCCTTCCTGAGCGTGGTGAAGGGCATCGAGAACGCGACCTTCGAGCGCCCCTCTCAGATCATCGTCGAGGCCGCCGGGGAGCGTCCCGTCGCGGTGCTCAGCGGGCCCAGCCACGCCGAGGAGATCGCCCGGGGGCTCCCCGCCTCGGTGGTCGTCGCCGGCCGTTCCGCGGCGCTCAACCAGCTCGTCCAGGAGACGCTCAGCCACGAGGCCTTCCGCGTCTACACGAACCCCGACGCGGTGGGGGTGGAGCTCGCCGGGGCGCTCAAGAACATCCTGGGGCTCGCGGCGGGCATCTGCGACGGCCTGGGATTCGGCGACAACGCCAAGGCGGCCATGATCACCCGCGGGCTCGTCGAGATCCGGCGCCTCGGCGTGGCGATGGGCGGGCAGGCCGCCACCTTCCACGGGCTCGCGGGCTTCGGCGACCTCGTGACCACCTGCTACAGCCCCTTCGGCCGCAACCGCTCGGTGGGGGAGCGGGTCGGCCGCGGCGAGCCCCTGGAAGACATCCTCGCCGGGATGGTGAACGTCGCCGAGGGCGTCCCGACCACCCGGAGCGTCCACGCCCTCGCGAGCAAGATCGGCGTCGAGATGCCGATCACCGCCGAGCTCCATGCGGTGCTCTTCGAGGGCAAGGCCCCCCGCGAGGCCGTCTACGACCTGATGGTCCGCCTGCCGAAAGGGGAATGGGATTCATGAGCGAGCTCCCCCCCGCCTGCGCGATCGCCTTCAAGGAGTGGGACGGCGTCTGCCGCGCGCTGCTGGAGGGCCGCCAATCCCTGCTGGTCCGCAAGGGCGGCATCGAGGAGGAGGGCGGCGTCTTCCGCCCCGAGCATCCGGCGTTCTGGCTCTACCCGACCCGCGTCCATCAGGCGGAGCAGGGGCTGCGCGAGTCCTGGGGACTCCCCTCCGGACCCGTCGACCCCGCGCATCCCATCGAGCTACGGGGCCTCGCGCACGTGGATCGGATCGCCCGGGTGAGCGAGACGCAGCACCTGGCCGCGCTGATGCCCTATCACGTCTGGACCGAGGAGACGATCCTGAAACGCTATCGCTACCGGGAGCCCGGCCTCTGGGTGCTCGCGGTCCGCGTGTACCGCCGCGAGCCCGCCGTCACGCTGATCCCGACGCCCGAACAGCTCGGCTGCAAGTCGTGGGTCGGCCTGGAGGCCCCCCTCGAGACGGCGGGGGCGTCGCCGGTCGTCGGGGACGTCGAGTGGAAGGATCGGCTGGATTCGCTCTCGACGCTGCTCCCGTGGGAGGACCAGCCCGCCTGAACCGGGAGGAGTCGCCAGCCGCCGCCCGCCTTTGCGACGCCCCGCGAACGACCGATCCAACGAGTGCACGCATGACCGCCCGCTCCCTGCTCCGCGAAATCCGCCAGTTCCCCGCCACGGTGCTCTTCTCGCTGGCCTGGGTCGTCGTCTTCGCCGCGATGGCCGTCCTCTGGCGACAGGGGGGACCGGCCGACGACTGGTGGGGCCTGCTCATCCGGGGCGTCGGGAACGGCCACCGCTTCGGCGCGCTCACGCTCGCCGACATCCGGCACGGGCAGGTCTGGCGGCTGGTGACGTGCAACTTCGTCCACTTCAGCCTGCTGCACCTGGGGGTGAACCTCTTCGCGTTCTACCTCCTCGGGTCGCTCGTGGAGTCGTGGTACGGCTCGTCCCTGTTCACCGCGATCTACCTGATCTCGGGGAGCCTCGGGAATCTGCTGGCCATGCTCGTGAGGCTCGGCATGGGGAGCAACCCCCTCAACCAGTCCGGGGGCGGCTCGGTCGTGATCATGGCCCTGATCGGCCTCTGCGCGATGGTCGGCTGGCGGTCGCGGACGCCGATGGGCAGCGACCTCGGCTGGCAGATGGCCAAGGCGGTGGTCATGACGGGCCTGCTCGGGGTGGCCTTCTCACGGTACATCGACAACCTCGGACACCTGGGCGGGCTGCTGGTCGGGCTCCCGATCGGCGCGCTCCATCCTCGGTTGCTGAAGCGGTATGGCCGGCCGCTGTCGTGGTTCCTCGGCCAGGTCGCCGCGGCCGTCATCGTCGCGAGCGGGGCCGCGCAGTGGGCGGCCGAGTTCCGGCATGGCACCTCGCAGAACGCCTCGCGCGACGAGACCCTTCGCCGTGCCCTCGACGAGACCAACATGACGATGCGCGTCCTGTCGCTGCTGGGCGAGCGGCCCGAGGACCGGAAGGACGCCGCCCGCGCGTTCGAATCGGCCGGGGCGATCCTCGAGGCCGCCGGCGGCCGGGTGGCGTTCCGTCGCGGCGCCGGCCTGGCGCTCCAGGCATCCAGGCGGAGGCTGACCGATGCCGAGGAGGCGGAGCTCGATCGCTGCCTCGGCTCGCTCTCGAGGCTCGTGCTCGTCACGTTCGCGAGGGTCTTCGAGCTGGGCCCAGACCCCGCCGGGGTCGACCGCCTGAAGGCGATCGCCGCCGTCGCGGAGACACGGCCGCTGACGGACGCCGAGCGTGAGGAATACCGCCGCGAGCTCGCCATCCAGAAGCGCTTCGTGAGCCGAGAGCTGGCCGAACGCGTCCGCCGGTACTGGCGGCAAGAAGAGGAGGAGGCTCGGAAGCGGGCGCGTCTTCATTGATCGGGAGGAGATGAGACCCGCCGGGACGCCCCTCCGCTCCGGACCCCTCGCCATTGGGCCGCCGACGCCGCCCCGGGCGAGGCCGACCCCCTCGGCCGGTCCCGCCCGTCAATCTGCCGGGCCGCAGCTCAGCCGGATCCCGCGCCGGTGGCCCGGGCGGAATCCGCCGGCTTGCAGGGCGGAGACGAAGTCCGCCATCGAACGGATCGGCGTCGAGAACTCCGTGAAGTAGCAGCCGACGACGTCAATTTCATGGGCGTCGCTGGAGCCCGTCGCCCTCATGGGCGTGCGCCCGATCAGTCGCTCCGCGAGGGACCTAGTCTCGTCGGTCACGTTGTTGCTGACCAGCTCGATCGCGTCGAACGCCGGGCCGTTCTCCGCGACGATCGCGTCGAAGGGCTGGCCCCAGCGGAAGGGATGGGCCGCGACGATCGCCGCCTTGTGGCCCCGCACGACCTTGAGCAGGTCGGCGACCCGGATGCCGGGCTCCACGTCGGCCAGCGACGGGAGGCCGTAGACCAGGAAGTGCCCCTCGCGCGCGGAGATCTCGGCGCCGGAGAAGACTCGCAGGTCGCCCGCACGCGAGGCCAGGTCGGCGAGCTCGTCGGGCGCCCACTGGTGGTCGTGCTCGGTGATGACGACGCCTTGCAGGCCGACCCGCGGTGCCCGTTCGATCAGCTCCAGGGGGTCGATGACGCTGTCCGGCGAATGCCGGCTCGTGTGCAGGTGGTGGTCGAATCTCATGACGGGGGGCAGCTCGCTCCGGCGTTGCGGCGGAGGGCCCCGGCCGGGGCGGCCGCCGGCGGGTCCTGTTCGCGCGGGATCACGTGGAAGGTCGCGCCGTCCGGGGCGATCCGCAGGTAGCTCGTCCCGCGCTGCCACCCGCCGAGCACCACCATGCGAGGGTGGGCCGCGGCGTCGTCCACGGGGCGGTGGACGTGGCCCAGGATGACGATGTCCGCCCGGTCGCCCTGCGCGTCCGCGTAGCGGCGGAAGACGGCCAGGTGCCGGTCCTCGTCCTTCAGGAGATCATTCTGGTTCTTCCGATCCAGGAGGCGGTCGAGCGAGCGCGCGATCGGGGCGGGGACCTTGCCGAATGCCCGGAAGAACTGGCGGGTCTCCATGAGGGCCTTCCATTTCTTCCGGGCCCCCAGCAGGTGCCCGTGCACCATGTGGATCCGATGCCCGTGCACCGTCACCTCGTGCGGCTCGGACACCATCGTGGCCCCGAGGTTCGCCTCGTAGAAGGGGCCCATCCACAGGTCGTGGTTGCCGGGCATGACGAACAGCGTGCCCCCCGCGGCCCGGAAGTCCGCCAGGGCGACCAGGCCCTGGCCGCGGACGATCTCGTGCTCCTGGTACCGCGTGCTCATCCAGAAATCGCAGAGGTCGCCGACGATCCAGAGGACGTCGTCGCGGCCGAGCGTGCGCACCCAGGCCGCGAACCGCGAGCCGCGGTCCGGATGGTCGGGTCGGAGGTGGACGTCGCTGGCGAAGTAGACGGCCAAGGTGGTCGAGTCCCGGCAGGGGGTTGTTCAGGGGTTGTCCTGGAAGAACCCGGGCAGCAGGGCCTGGGCGCCGCCGGCCGGGCCGCGACGGCCGAGGTGCCTCGGTGCGGCCGGCGCGGTCGCGGACGCCGCCTTCTTCGAGGTGTCGACGTGCAGGTTGGGATGCGCCGGGCTCTGGCGGGCGGCGTGGATCAGGATCCGCCGGCCGGATTCCGCGACGGCCTCCCGCGCCTCGTGGATGGCCAGCTCCGGGCGGTTGCATTGCTGGCTGAGGTGGAGCAAGACCACGTGTCGCACCCGATCGCGTCCGGATCGCCTCAGGACGGAGCGGAGGAGGTCGGCCCCTTGCCGATTCGAGAGGTGGCCGTGGTCGCCGAGGTTCCGGGCGATCAGCGCGTGGGAACGTCCGGAGGCCCGCTGCATCGCGACGTCGTGGTTGAACTCCACGCCAAGGATGTCCACGTCCGTCAGCACGTCGGCCATCGAGTCGGACCAGCAGCCGGTGTCCGTGAGGTAGCCGAGGCTGATGGCCCTGGCCCTCCGCCGCGGCACGGATTCGACCCGAAAGCCGAACGTGGGCCCGCCATGCTTGAGGGGGATGGGCTCGATCCGGAAGCCGCCGGGGGCCAGGAACGGCCGGTCGTCGAAGTGCCTGACCAGGCCGACCCGGTCCATGTCCTGGAAGCCCTGGTCGTGGTCGAGCTCGTCGCGGTGCCCCTCGTGGCAGTAGAGCGCGATCCCGCGGCGGAGCATCGCCTGCAGCATGCCCGAGTCCAGGTGGTCGCCGTGCGTATGGCTCAGCAGAACGGACGAGACCCTCGACAGGTCCCCGTCGACGCTCCTGAGCCGCTGATCCATGGC from Aquisphaera giovannonii includes these protein-coding regions:
- a CDS encoding LysR family transcriptional regulator is translated as MRKPSPPQDGQGNRLRKLRSFCYAAQSGSISRAAEQAGLSQPSVSLQIQSLEVEFHARLFQRRGPKIELTPEGQALYRLARPLVESLDSLPATFHANRHGLEAGRLTIAAGESTILYILPGAIKDYAAAHPGIELKLLNVSGRDGLKLLRNDSADLAVGSMIEVPEDISYTPAFRYDPMLIAARDHPLALRPRVTIKDVARYPLILPPQHLTTWRVVDYVFHKYGLSYRVALEAGGWEVIKRYVAIGLGISVVTSLCLDGTEDLAAIPFHRYFPQRTYGVVQRKGRIPSPQATRFIEALTARAKDQAASRGRRRPASPGRPGQS
- a CDS encoding NAD(P)H-dependent glycerol-3-phosphate dehydrogenase, producing the protein MKRVAILGAGGMGTALALLFRPAVPEVVLWSRSDEHASAMSESRVNARHLPGIAIPPGIHITSDLPEALPGADLVVAAVPTAYLRSVMQRACGHLAADVPFLSVVKGIENATFERPSQIIVEAAGERPVAVLSGPSHAEEIARGLPASVVVAGRSAALNQLVQETLSHEAFRVYTNPDAVGVELAGALKNILGLAAGICDGLGFGDNAKAAMITRGLVEIRRLGVAMGGQAATFHGLAGFGDLVTTCYSPFGRNRSVGERVGRGEPLEDILAGMVNVAEGVPTTRSVHALASKIGVEMPITAELHAVLFEGKAPREAVYDLMVRLPKGEWDS
- a CDS encoding DUF1802 family protein; translated protein: MSELPPACAIAFKEWDGVCRALLEGRQSLLVRKGGIEEEGGVFRPEHPAFWLYPTRVHQAEQGLRESWGLPSGPVDPAHPIELRGLAHVDRIARVSETQHLAALMPYHVWTEETILKRYRYREPGLWVLAVRVYRREPAVTLIPTPEQLGCKSWVGLEAPLETAGASPVVGDVEWKDRLDSLSTLLPWEDQPA
- a CDS encoding rhomboid family intramembrane serine protease encodes the protein MTARSLLREIRQFPATVLFSLAWVVVFAAMAVLWRQGGPADDWWGLLIRGVGNGHRFGALTLADIRHGQVWRLVTCNFVHFSLLHLGVNLFAFYLLGSLVESWYGSSLFTAIYLISGSLGNLLAMLVRLGMGSNPLNQSGGGSVVIMALIGLCAMVGWRSRTPMGSDLGWQMAKAVVMTGLLGVAFSRYIDNLGHLGGLLVGLPIGALHPRLLKRYGRPLSWFLGQVAAAVIVASGAAQWAAEFRHGTSQNASRDETLRRALDETNMTMRVLSLLGERPEDRKDAARAFESAGAILEAAGGRVAFRRGAGLALQASRRRLTDAEEAELDRCLGSLSRLVLVTFARVFELGPDPAGVDRLKAIAAVAETRPLTDAEREEYRRELAIQKRFVSRELAERVRRYWRQEEEEARKRARLH
- a CDS encoding PHP-associated domain-containing protein, encoding MRFDHHLHTSRHSPDSVIDPLELIERAPRVGLQGVVITEHDHQWAPDELADLASRAGDLRVFSGAEISAREGHFLVYGLPSLADVEPGIRVADLLKVVRGHKAAIVAAHPFRWGQPFDAIVAENGPAFDAIELVSNNVTDETRSLAERLIGRTPMRATGSSDAHEIDVVGCYFTEFSTPIRSMADFVSALQAGGFRPGHRRGIRLSCGPAD
- a CDS encoding UDP-2,3-diacylglucosamine diphosphatase: MAVYFASDVHLRPDHPDRGSRFAAWVRTLGRDDVLWIVGDLCDFWMSTRYQEHEIVRGQGLVALADFRAAGGTLFVMPGNHDLWMGPFYEANLGATMVSEPHEVTVHGHRIHMVHGHLLGARKKWKALMETRQFFRAFGKVPAPIARSLDRLLDRKNQNDLLKDEDRHLAVFRRYADAQGDRADIVILGHVHRPVDDAAAHPRMVVLGGWQRGTSYLRIAPDGATFHVIPREQDPPAAAPAGALRRNAGASCPPS
- a CDS encoding MBL fold metallo-hydrolase, which produces MVFQFAVLGSGSRGNSSLVAEAGGQGLLIDAGLGPRAMDQRLRSVDGDLSRVSSVLLSHTHGDHLDSGMLQAMLRRGIALYCHEGHRDELDHDQGFQDMDRVGLVRHFDDRPFLAPGGFRIEPIPLKHGGPTFGFRVESVPRRRARAISLGYLTDTGCWSDSMADVLTDVDILGVEFNHDVAMQRASGRSHALIARNLGDHGHLSNRQGADLLRSVLRRSGRDRVRHVVLLHLSQQCNRPELAIHEAREAVAESGRRILIHAARQSPAHPNLHVDTSKKAASATAPAAPRHLGRRGPAGGAQALLPGFFQDNP